A single window of Osmia bicornis bicornis chromosome 14, iOsmBic2.1, whole genome shotgun sequence DNA harbors:
- the LOC123988466 gene encoding uncharacterized protein LOC123988466 yields MKLKNLEGKLLQVTDILQLLNKIFTPQLVATTVTTFTIVTFNLYFCLVWVSGTEIGWKNLHFWHWPNIPAIVYYFLKFATMIWVCETATNKAKEIRTTLHDALSGATDLSVKRELELFSLQLLHCDTTFSAKIFDMNASLLAKVVGGIIVYLLILLQFLLNSMVCEAKQE; encoded by the exons atgaaattgaagaatttaGAGGGGAAACTGCTGCAGGTCACCGATATTCTACAATTACTGAACAAAATATTTACCCCGCAACTCGTAGCAACAACTGTCACGACTTTTACTATTGTCACTTTTAATTTGTACTTCTGTTTAGTATGGGTCAGCGGTACGGAAATAGGTTGGAAAAATCTACACTTTTGGCACTGGCCCAATATTCCTGCTATcgtatattattttcttaaatttgcTACGATGATTTGGGTGTGTGAAACGGCGACTAATAAAGCCAAAGAAATCCGTACTACTCTTCACGATGCCCTTAGCGGAGCGACCGATTTGTCGGTGAAACGCGAG CTGGAGCTTTTCTCGCTGCAATTACTACACTGTGACACTACGTTTTCAGCGAAAATATTCGATATGAACGCGTCGCTTCTTGCAAAA GTCGTAGGTGGCATCATCGTGTACCTTTTGATCCTGCTCCAATTCTTATTGAACTCGATGGTATGCGAGGCCAAGCAAGAGTGA